In Azospirillaceae bacterium, a genomic segment contains:
- a CDS encoding hydrolase — MTITLDPKTTALVLIDLQHGIINLPLAPHTGAEVLATAKPLAEKFRAAGSPVVLVRVAFAPDFSDAPSQPVDQAAHFPNGLPANWSTLDEGLVQPSDIIVTKRQWGAFFGTDLDLQLRRRGITTIVLAGIATNIGVESTARGAWEHGYALVFPQDAMTTFSAEMQDFAFKAIFPRLGRLTTTADIALG; from the coding sequence ATGACCATCACGCTGGATCCCAAGACCACCGCCCTGGTGCTGATCGACCTGCAGCACGGCATCATCAACCTGCCGCTGGCGCCCCACACGGGGGCGGAGGTGCTGGCGACCGCGAAGCCGCTGGCGGAGAAGTTCCGCGCCGCCGGGTCGCCGGTGGTGCTGGTGCGCGTGGCCTTCGCGCCCGACTTCAGCGATGCCCCCAGCCAGCCGGTGGACCAGGCCGCCCACTTCCCCAATGGCCTGCCGGCCAACTGGTCCACGCTGGATGAAGGCCTGGTGCAGCCCAGCGACATCATCGTCACCAAGCGCCAGTGGGGCGCCTTCTTCGGCACCGACCTGGACCTGCAGTTGCGCCGCCGCGGCATCACCACCATCGTGCTGGCCGGCATCGCCACCAACATCGGCGTGGAATCCACCGCGCGCGGCGCCTGGGAACATGGCTACGCCCTGGTCTTCCCCCAGGACGCCATGACCACCTTCTCGGCCGAGATGCAGGATTTCGCCTTCAAGGCCATCTTCCCCCGCCTGGGCCGCCTGACCACCACTGCTGATATTGCTCTGGGTTGA
- a CDS encoding helix-turn-helix domain containing protein, translated as MPSQKSTSQPAEAKAPQRQRGRERVAALLAAASAVFAEKGYDAATMTEIAARAGAPIGSLYQFFPNKAVLGDALLTRYAEALQGLLAAIEAQAAALPVAALAQALLHVLPSLKVERRAAFALIDGRADTAPQQMALRAGLRQAIAAVLRAKAPGLAPDRADAAAVTLLQMMKGAAALGDEPGLVAGPAALTGLTRAAELYLADVLA; from the coding sequence ATGCCCTCACAAAAGTCAACCTCCCAACCGGCCGAAGCCAAGGCGCCGCAGCGCCAGCGCGGGCGTGAGCGTGTGGCCGCCCTGCTGGCCGCCGCCAGCGCCGTATTCGCGGAAAAGGGTTATGACGCCGCCACGATGACGGAGATCGCGGCCCGCGCCGGCGCCCCCATCGGATCGCTGTACCAGTTCTTTCCCAACAAGGCGGTGCTGGGCGACGCCCTGCTGACACGTTATGCCGAGGCCTTGCAGGGCCTGCTGGCGGCAATAGAGGCTCAGGCAGCAGCGCTGCCCGTGGCTGCGTTGGCCCAGGCGCTGCTGCACGTCCTGCCCAGTCTGAAGGTGGAGCGGCGCGCCGCCTTCGCCCTGATCGACGGTCGGGCGGACACCGCCCCCCAGCAGATGGCCTTGCGCGCCGGCCTGCGCCAGGCCATCGCCGCCGTGCTGCGCGCCAAGGCGCCTGGCCTGGCACCCGACCGGGCGGACGCCGCCGCCGTCACGCTGTTGCAGATGATGAAGGGCGCCGCAGCCTTGGGCGACGAACCCGGCTTGGTCGCCGGCCCCGCCGCACTAACCGGCCTGACACGGGCCGCCGAACTTTACCTGGCCGACGTGCTGGCCTGA
- a CDS encoding LLM class flavin-dependent oxidoreductase, with protein MKQIRLNAFDMNCVGHIHQGLWRHPRDRSTHYTSLAHWTDLARLLERGLFDGLFLADVLGVYDVYQGGPDMALGEAVQVPVGDPMMLVPAMAAATTHLGFGVTANLSYEAPYTFARRMSTLDHLTGGRIGWNIVTGYLDSAARALGLDGQAAHDDRYAVAEDYMQVVYKLWEGSWADDAVRPRDGGVYDGGAYADPARVRPVRHHGPHFRMDGIHLCEPSPQRTPVLYQAGASDRGRRFAAAHAECVFLNGGPKPHVARLVADLRALARDAGRDPGDLKIFVGATVVTAETDVLAEAKRADYERYASVEGALAHASASLGVDFAGLGWDDPIQPGQSQAITSNIENQAARRPDKVLTRRGLVQGLALGGRQQPVVGGPSRVADELMAWVVEADIDGFILARTVTPDCFIDFIDLVVPELQRRGIYKTEYAPGTLRQKLGGGARLPDSHPVAGYRWA; from the coding sequence ATGAAGCAGATCCGCCTGAACGCCTTCGACATGAACTGTGTCGGCCACATCCACCAGGGCCTGTGGCGCCACCCGCGCGACCGTTCGACGCATTACACCAGCCTGGCCCATTGGACGGACCTGGCCCGCCTGCTGGAACGCGGGCTGTTCGACGGCCTGTTCCTGGCCGACGTGCTGGGCGTCTACGACGTCTACCAGGGCGGGCCGGACATGGCCTTGGGTGAGGCGGTGCAGGTGCCGGTGGGCGACCCGATGATGCTGGTGCCGGCCATGGCGGCGGCCACCACCCACCTGGGTTTCGGCGTCACCGCCAATTTGAGTTATGAGGCGCCCTACACCTTCGCCCGGCGCATGAGCACGCTGGACCATCTGACGGGCGGCCGCATCGGCTGGAACATCGTCACCGGTTATCTCGACAGTGCCGCCCGCGCGCTGGGCCTGGACGGCCAGGCGGCGCATGACGACCGCTATGCGGTGGCCGAGGACTACATGCAGGTGGTCTACAAGTTGTGGGAGGGCAGCTGGGCGGATGACGCGGTCAGGCCCCGAGATGGGGGCGTTTATGACGGCGGTGCCTACGCCGACCCCGCCCGCGTCCGGCCGGTGCGCCATCACGGCCCCCATTTCCGGATGGACGGCATCCATCTGTGCGAACCCTCGCCCCAGCGCACGCCGGTGCTGTACCAGGCGGGTGCGTCGGACCGGGGCCGGCGTTTCGCCGCCGCCCATGCCGAGTGCGTGTTCCTGAACGGTGGCCCCAAGCCCCATGTCGCGCGCCTGGTGGCCGACCTGCGGGCGCTGGCGCGGGATGCGGGCCGCGATCCGGGCGACCTGAAAATCTTCGTCGGCGCCACCGTGGTGACGGCTGAGACCGATGTCCTGGCCGAGGCCAAACGCGCCGATTACGAACGTTACGCCAGCGTGGAGGGCGCGCTGGCCCACGCCTCCGCCTCGCTGGGGGTGGACTTCGCCGGGCTGGGTTGGGACGATCCCATCCAGCCGGGGCAAAGCCAGGCCATCACCTCCAACATCGAAAACCAGGCGGCGCGCCGGCCGGACAAGGTGCTGACCCGGCGTGGCCTAGTGCAGGGCCTGGCTTTGGGCGGCCGACAGCAACCCGTCGTCGGCGGCCCGTCGCGCGTGGCCGACGAACTGATGGCTTGGGTTGTGGAGGCCGATATCGATGGCTTCATTCTGGCGCGCACGGTGACGCCGGATTGCTTCATCGACTTCATCGACCTGGTGGTGCCGGAACTGCAACGGCGCGGCATCTACAAGACGGAATACGCCCCCGGCACCCTGCGGCAGAAGCTGGGTGGTGGCGCCCGCCTGCCCGACAGCCATCCGGTCGCGGGATACCGCTGGGCCTGA
- the pip gene encoding prolyl aminopeptidase: MTTLRAPYPAIEPYETGTLDVGDGHVVYYERCGTPGAKPAVFLHGGPGGGIAPSHRQLFDPALYDVLLFDQRGCGRSTPHADLAANTTWHLVADIERLRELVGVDKWLVFGGSWGSTLALAYAEAHPDRVSELVLRGIYTLTRAELLWYYQFGASELFPDKWERFQAPIPEAERGDMMAAYHRRLTGDDEAAKLEAAKAWSIWEGETVTLLPNPAHAAPFKDGHYALAFARIENHYFMHGAWLEEGQLVRDAHKLRAIPGTIVHGRYDMPCPARYAFALHKAWPEADFHLIEGAGHAHSEPGILDQLIRATDRYAGKP, translated from the coding sequence ATGACCACCTTGCGCGCGCCCTATCCCGCCATTGAGCCTTATGAGACCGGCACCCTGGACGTGGGCGACGGGCACGTCGTTTATTACGAGCGTTGCGGCACCCCCGGCGCCAAGCCGGCGGTGTTCCTGCACGGCGGCCCCGGCGGCGGCATCGCGCCCAGCCACCGCCAATTGTTCGACCCGGCGCTGTACGACGTGCTGCTGTTCGACCAGCGCGGCTGCGGCCGGTCCACGCCCCATGCCGACCTGGCGGCCAACACCACCTGGCACCTGGTGGCGGATATCGAGCGGCTGCGCGAATTGGTCGGTGTGGACAAGTGGCTGGTGTTCGGCGGGTCCTGGGGGTCCACCCTGGCCTTGGCCTATGCCGAGGCGCATCCCGACCGGGTCAGCGAACTGGTGCTGCGCGGCATCTACACCCTGACCCGCGCCGAACTGCTCTGGTACTACCAGTTCGGCGCCTCGGAACTGTTCCCCGACAAGTGGGAACGGTTCCAGGCCCCGATTCCGGAGGCCGAGCGCGGCGACATGATGGCGGCCTACCACCGCCGCCTGACCGGCGATGACGAGGCCGCCAAGCTGGAGGCCGCCAAGGCCTGGAGCATCTGGGAGGGGGAGACGGTGACCCTGCTGCCCAACCCCGCCCACGCCGCCCCCTTCAAGGACGGCCATTACGCCCTGGCCTTCGCCCGCATCGAGAACCACTATTTCATGCACGGCGCCTGGCTGGAGGAAGGGCAACTGGTGCGCGACGCACACAAGCTGCGCGCCATCCCCGGCACCATCGTCCATGGCCGGTACGACATGCCCTGCCCCGCCCGTTATGCCTTCGCCCTGCACAAGGCCTGGCCGGAAGCCGACTTCCACCTGATCGAGGGGGCTGGGCACGCCCATTCCGAACCCGGCATCCTGGACCAGCTGATCCGCGCCACCGACCGCTACGCCGGCAAGCCCTGA
- a CDS encoding TonB-dependent receptor plug domain-containing protein gives MKQGFMRARLTAGVSVIALAMTAVAAQAQQAGDDAPPQTVSSMVDGVETVVVTARHYVPSGSLTATKSDAPLIETPQSVSVVTRDQIDLLNFIDVQQAVRYTAGIVGENYGPDLRFDFLTLRGFTPVQYIDGVQAPITTTISNVGVDLYGFESVDILKGPSSVLYGTVPPGGIYNLTSRRASDTFGGEIGIKYGEDDYKQVEGTITGPVADHLSVRVTGLYRDRDSQVKGVTADRGYIAPTATLSLENTTLTALGYYQHDRVNGDTNGFLPVLGTLLPNPLGQIARDTNLGEPNYNYYQRDQYSVGYQLAHDFGSDIGFEQNLKWFHYKELQHVIYGAGLESDNRTVDRYNFPYQERVDELAIDNRLKAKVDTGSISHDLLAGVDYRSSRNNAQYGFAVAHPHRPVQPGLFQRRHRDTGHGPLCRPAGAPDRRLCPGPGPVRPPGLHRQRPL, from the coding sequence ATGAAGCAGGGTTTCATGCGCGCCAGGCTGACGGCCGGCGTTTCCGTCATCGCGCTGGCGATGACCGCCGTGGCCGCGCAGGCGCAGCAGGCGGGCGACGACGCACCGCCGCAAACGGTGTCGAGCATGGTCGACGGCGTGGAGACGGTGGTGGTCACCGCCCGGCACTACGTGCCCTCGGGCAGCCTGACCGCGACCAAAAGCGACGCGCCGCTGATCGAGACGCCGCAGTCGGTCTCCGTCGTCACCCGCGACCAGATCGACCTGCTGAACTTCATCGATGTGCAGCAGGCCGTGCGCTACACCGCCGGCATCGTGGGTGAGAATTACGGGCCCGACCTGCGCTTCGACTTCCTGACCCTGCGCGGCTTCACCCCGGTGCAGTACATCGACGGCGTGCAGGCGCCCATCACCACCACCATCAGCAACGTGGGCGTGGACCTCTACGGCTTCGAATCGGTGGACATCCTCAAGGGTCCGTCGTCGGTGCTGTACGGCACGGTACCCCCCGGCGGCATCTACAACCTGACCAGCCGCCGCGCCTCCGACACCTTCGGCGGCGAGATCGGCATCAAGTACGGCGAGGATGATTACAAGCAGGTGGAGGGCACCATCACCGGCCCGGTGGCGGACCACCTGTCGGTACGTGTCACCGGCCTGTACCGCGACCGCGATTCGCAGGTGAAGGGCGTCACCGCCGACCGCGGCTACATCGCCCCCACCGCCACCCTGTCGCTGGAAAACACCACCCTGACGGCGCTGGGGTATTACCAGCACGACCGGGTGAATGGCGACACCAACGGCTTCCTGCCGGTGCTGGGCACCCTGCTGCCCAACCCGCTGGGCCAGATCGCCCGCGACACCAACCTGGGTGAGCCCAACTACAACTACTATCAGCGCGACCAGTACAGCGTGGGCTATCAGCTGGCCCACGATTTCGGCAGCGACATCGGGTTCGAGCAGAACCTGAAGTGGTTCCATTACAAGGAACTGCAGCACGTCATCTATGGCGCCGGGCTGGAATCCGACAACCGCACGGTTGATCGCTACAACTTCCCCTACCAGGAGCGGGTGGACGAGCTGGCGATCGACAACCGCCTGAAGGCCAAGGTCGATACCGGATCGATCAGCCACGACCTGCTGGCCGGCGTCGATTACCGCAGCAGCCGCAACAACGCCCAGTACGGCTTCGCCGTCGCCCACCCCCATCGACCTGTACAACCCGGTCTATTCCAACGGCGACATCGCGACACCGGCCATGGGCCCCTATGTCGACCTGCGGGTGCACCAGACCGGCGGCTATGTCCAGGACCAGGCCCGGTTCGGCCCCCTGGTCTTCACCGCCAGCGGCCGCTATGA
- a CDS encoding TonB-dependent receptor has product MGPYVDLRVHQTGGYVQDQARFGPLVFTASGRYDEVTTHNLLAGTTVHDDKFTYRVGANYVLDSGFAPYISYATSFQPVAGVDARGKAFVPSTGRQVEGGVKYDGRTLDDTVHLFTTLAAFDIVQTNVVTPSNDPANPVGSLQTGEVEVKGVELEGVARINEQLSLNGSYTYTYSEVTKSNGPDLGGPLPTTPRHKLSLFADYTLQQGPAAGLGAGAGVRYVTGSAGAQLGAFVSTVYYTEATTLFDAIVHYDTPDWRVAVNASNLFDRTYVGRCASATNCIFGQGRQVIASLTRKF; this is encoded by the coding sequence ATGGGCCCCTATGTCGACCTGCGGGTGCACCAGACCGGCGGCTATGTCCAGGACCAGGCCCGGTTCGGCCCCCTGGTCTTCACCGCCAGCGGCCGCTATGACGAGGTCACCACCCACAACCTGCTGGCCGGCACCACCGTCCACGACGACAAGTTCACCTATCGCGTCGGCGCCAACTACGTCCTGGACAGCGGCTTCGCGCCCTATATCAGCTATGCCACCTCGTTCCAGCCGGTGGCCGGCGTGGACGCGCGGGGCAAGGCTTTCGTGCCGTCCACCGGCCGGCAGGTGGAGGGCGGCGTGAAATATGACGGACGCACCCTGGACGACACGGTGCACCTGTTCACCACCCTGGCGGCGTTCGACATCGTCCAGACCAACGTGGTGACGCCCAGCAACGACCCCGCCAACCCGGTGGGCAGCCTGCAGACGGGCGAGGTCGAGGTGAAGGGCGTGGAACTGGAGGGCGTGGCCCGCATCAATGAACAGCTGAGCCTGAACGGGTCCTACACCTACACCTATTCGGAAGTGACCAAGAGCAACGGCCCCGACCTGGGTGGCCCGCTGCCCACCACCCCCCGGCACAAGCTGTCGCTGTTCGCCGACTACACCCTGCAACAGGGCCCGGCGGCGGGCCTGGGTGCCGGTGCCGGCGTGCGCTACGTGACGGGCAGCGCCGGCGCCCAGCTGGGCGCCTTCGTCAGCACCGTCTATTACACCGAGGCGACGACGCTGTTCGACGCCATCGTCCACTACGACACGCCGGACTGGCGCGTCGCGGTGAACGCCAGCAACCTGTTCGACCGCACCTATGTCGGCCGTTGCGCCAGCGCCACCAACTGCATCTTCGGCCAGGGCCGCCAGGTCATCGCCAGCCTGACCCGCAAGTTCTGA
- a CDS encoding alpha/beta fold hydrolase produces MKAWLSTLALGALLVTNAAVAADAKPPSYPNQMEGDVIVHDFALTNGEHLADARFHYTTIGTAQRDASGAITNGVLLLHGTTGTGRNFLNPSLAGELFGPGQPLDAEKYFIILADGIGHGGSSKPSDGMKGHFPHYGYVDAVEGQYKIVTQGLGIKHLKLVLGTSMGGMQTWIWGERHPDMMDALMPVASQPVAISGRNMLWRQLVIEAIRNDPDWKGGDYTAQPTAYTRALPIFNIMVNNAALLQQQAPTRPAATTLYDQWVADYGKTIDANDYLYWFESSYDYDPAPDLGKIKAKLVAVNFADDLLNPAELGVMEDAIKRVPHGQYVLIPASSDTRGHQTLTQAKVWKGALGDLLK; encoded by the coding sequence ATGAAAGCCTGGCTCTCCACCCTGGCGCTTGGCGCCCTGCTCGTGACGAACGCCGCCGTCGCGGCCGACGCCAAGCCGCCCAGCTATCCCAACCAGATGGAGGGCGACGTCATCGTGCATGACTTCGCCCTGACGAATGGGGAGCATCTGGCCGACGCGCGTTTCCATTACACCACCATCGGCACGGCCCAGCGCGACGCCTCGGGCGCCATCACCAACGGCGTGCTGCTGCTGCACGGCACCACCGGCACCGGCCGCAATTTCCTGAACCCCAGCCTGGCCGGCGAACTGTTCGGGCCCGGTCAGCCGCTGGACGCGGAGAAATACTTCATCATCCTGGCCGATGGCATCGGCCACGGCGGCTCCTCCAAGCCGTCGGACGGGATGAAGGGGCATTTCCCCCACTACGGCTACGTCGACGCGGTGGAGGGGCAGTACAAGATCGTCACCCAGGGCCTGGGCATCAAGCACCTGAAGCTGGTGCTGGGCACGTCCATGGGCGGCATGCAGACCTGGATTTGGGGTGAGCGGCATCCCGACATGATGGACGCGCTGATGCCCGTGGCCTCGCAGCCCGTGGCGATATCCGGCCGCAACATGCTGTGGCGCCAGCTGGTGATCGAGGCCATCCGCAACGATCCGGACTGGAAGGGCGGCGACTACACGGCCCAGCCCACGGCCTATACCCGCGCCCTGCCCATCTTCAACATCATGGTCAACAACGCGGCCCTCCTGCAGCAGCAGGCGCCCACGCGCCCGGCGGCCACCACCCTGTACGACCAGTGGGTGGCGGATTACGGCAAAACCATCGATGCCAACGATTACCTCTACTGGTTCGAATCCTCGTACGACTACGATCCCGCGCCGGATTTGGGGAAGATCAAGGCCAAGCTGGTGGCGGTGAACTTCGCCGACGATTTGCTGAACCCTGCCGAACTGGGCGTGATGGAAGACGCGATCAAACGCGTGCCCCACGGCCAATATGTCCTGATCCCGGCATCATCCGATACCCGCGGCCACCAGACCCTGACCCAGGCCAAGGTGTGGAAGGGGGCGTTGGGTGATTTGCTGAAGTAG
- a CDS encoding methyl-accepting chemotaxis protein, with amino-acid sequence MNLALRPKLLTAFGSLLLLTIAISLLALWQIGTINSAAAEIRTVWLPSIDVLGDLKTATARQRISASRVVVSADDTARDEAIKLYGKQTTDLAAAMKRFDAIGVTGPAADLYAKYQALRGPYEAAMAAAFADAKDHRDLAEKAMNGDIVVTFRKVQAALEALATYDREGAATANEVVQAAYTHAFWSIIVAALVAVALSIGAVLWLDRDVAQHLARLAGVMRRLAHKDYAFTLDGTTRGDEVGDMARAIDVFRTNMRQGDELAAQQAAEAAAKAERANRVDGLVQTFDTDVAHTLQSVTQASTGLHTTAESLSRIAETGARDAVAVAGASEQAAANVQTVAVAAEELGASIGEIGRQVSISATIATKAVDEATRTTDAVTSLTEAAQQIGAVVALISDIAGQTNLLALNATIEAARAGEAGKGFAVVASEVKALANQTERATNDIRQQIEAMQAATGEAAKAITAIGQTIGEIDHITTTIAAAVEEQGAATQEIARNVQEAARGTSEVSAGMNGVREVAGETGDVAGDVLTAANGLSTQAEDLRGKVSTFLAALRAA; translated from the coding sequence ATGAATCTGGCGCTTCGCCCTAAACTGCTGACCGCGTTCGGCAGCCTGTTGCTGTTGACCATCGCCATTAGTCTTCTGGCCCTCTGGCAGATCGGCACCATCAATAGCGCCGCGGCCGAAATCCGCACCGTATGGCTGCCGTCCATCGACGTCCTCGGCGACTTGAAGACGGCCACGGCCCGCCAGCGCATCTCCGCCAGCCGGGTGGTGGTGTCGGCCGACGATACGGCGCGGGATGAGGCCATCAAGCTATATGGAAAGCAGACGACCGACCTGGCGGCCGCCATGAAGCGGTTCGACGCCATCGGCGTGACGGGGCCGGCCGCCGACCTCTATGCCAAGTACCAGGCCCTGCGCGGGCCGTATGAGGCGGCGATGGCCGCCGCCTTCGCCGACGCCAAGGACCACCGCGACCTGGCGGAAAAGGCCATGAACGGCGACATCGTCGTGACCTTCCGCAAGGTGCAGGCGGCGCTGGAGGCGCTGGCGACCTATGACCGCGAGGGGGCGGCCACGGCGAACGAGGTGGTGCAGGCGGCCTACACCCACGCGTTCTGGAGCATCATCGTCGCCGCCCTGGTGGCGGTGGCCCTGTCCATCGGCGCCGTGCTGTGGCTGGACCGCGACGTGGCCCAGCACCTGGCCCGCCTGGCCGGTGTCATGCGCCGCCTGGCGCACAAGGATTATGCTTTCACCCTGGACGGCACCACGCGCGGGGATGAGGTGGGCGACATGGCGCGCGCCATCGATGTCTTCCGCACCAACATGCGCCAGGGCGACGAACTGGCGGCCCAGCAGGCGGCCGAGGCCGCGGCCAAGGCGGAGCGCGCCAACCGCGTGGACGGCCTGGTGCAGACCTTCGACACCGACGTGGCCCACACCCTGCAATCGGTGACCCAGGCCTCGACCGGCCTGCACACCACGGCGGAGAGCCTGAGCCGCATCGCCGAAACTGGCGCCCGCGACGCGGTGGCGGTGGCCGGCGCCTCGGAACAGGCGGCGGCCAACGTGCAGACGGTGGCCGTGGCGGCCGAGGAACTGGGCGCCAGCATCGGTGAGATCGGGCGCCAGGTCTCCATCTCCGCCACCATCGCCACCAAGGCGGTGGATGAGGCGACGCGCACCACCGACGCCGTGACCAGCCTGACCGAGGCGGCGCAGCAGATCGGCGCCGTGGTCGCCCTGATCAGCGACATCGCCGGCCAGACCAACCTGCTGGCCCTGAACGCCACCATAGAAGCGGCACGCGCGGGTGAGGCCGGCAAAGGGTTCGCCGTGGTGGCGTCCGAGGTCAAGGCCCTGGCCAACCAGACGGAACGGGCCACCAACGACATCCGCCAGCAGATCGAAGCCATGCAGGCCGCGACGGGTGAGGCGGCCAAGGCCATCACCGCCATCGGCCAGACCATCGGTGAGATCGACCACATCACCACCACCATCGCCGCGGCGGTGGAGGAACAGGGGGCGGCGACGCAGGAGATCGCCCGCAACGTGCAGGAGGCGGCGCGCGGCACCAGTGAGGTCAGCGCCGGCATGAACGGTGTGCGCGAGGTGGCGGGCGAGACGGGTGACGTGGCCGGCGACGTGCTGACGGCCGCCAACGGCCTGTCCACCCAGGCGGAGGATCTGCGCGGCAAGGTCTCCACCTTCCTGGCGGCCCTGCGCGCGGCCTGA
- a CDS encoding class I SAM-dependent methyltransferase: MSADGVGTTTTPVDEGEGIGGYVSGITYPRRYYQELNPAAISYAALQSGYRAPRLDRPFRYLDLGCGHGYSPLLFASLFPQGHFMGVDFNPMHIGSAGSLRRAAGLTNAEFIAATFQDLVAIEDGPSLDCDFIVLHGVMSWVSETVRRDIAALVRRRLKPGGIVYASYNCHPGWAAKLPLRTLMVDAYAVTTGTVEERVKKVLAFLRQLLDSKALYMELNPVVRQQIETLETLDPGYVAHEYLNQYWRAFHHKEIVAFMERLGIGYLGSATAADNVPLLAVPDQPAALMAVMPNALLRENVRDVALNRQFRRDLYGRDLKPLAVPDLVAAHQATRYALGRPRTDCPLLVKRSFGDVTLHEGVFAPLLDRLAAGPATFRELAAVPPLDGWEVADQIQALQVLVGADYARPIVAGAEVPADSDAVRRFNQAALVTARGVGQPETALAVPALSGAMMTAVGA; encoded by the coding sequence ATGAGCGCGGACGGCGTAGGCACGACGACGACCCCCGTGGATGAGGGCGAAGGTATCGGCGGTTATGTCAGCGGCATCACCTATCCCCGCCGTTATTACCAGGAGCTGAACCCGGCCGCGATCTCCTACGCGGCGCTGCAATCAGGCTACCGCGCGCCCCGGCTGGACCGGCCCTTCCGCTATCTGGACCTGGGCTGCGGCCATGGCTACAGCCCGCTGCTGTTCGCCAGCCTGTTCCCCCAGGGGCATTTCATGGGCGTTGACTTCAACCCCATGCACATCGGCAGCGCCGGGTCCCTGCGCCGGGCGGCGGGCCTGACCAATGCCGAATTCATCGCCGCCACCTTCCAGGACCTGGTGGCTATCGAGGACGGCCCCAGCCTGGATTGCGACTTCATCGTCCTGCATGGGGTGATGAGCTGGGTCAGCGAGACGGTGCGCCGCGACATCGCCGCCCTGGTCCGCCGCCGGCTGAAGCCAGGCGGCATCGTCTATGCCAGCTATAACTGCCACCCCGGCTGGGCCGCCAAGCTGCCCCTGCGCACCCTGATGGTCGACGCCTACGCCGTCACCACCGGCACGGTGGAGGAACGGGTGAAGAAGGTGCTGGCCTTCCTGCGGCAGCTGCTGGACAGCAAGGCGCTGTACATGGAACTGAACCCCGTCGTGCGCCAGCAGATCGAAACGCTGGAGACGCTGGACCCCGGCTATGTGGCGCATGAGTACCTGAACCAGTACTGGCGCGCCTTCCACCACAAGGAAATCGTGGCCTTCATGGAACGGCTGGGCATCGGCTACCTGGGGTCCGCCACCGCCGCCGACAATGTGCCTCTGCTGGCCGTGCCGGACCAGCCGGCGGCCCTGATGGCGGTCATGCCCAACGCCCTGCTGCGGGAAAACGTGCGCGACGTGGCCCTGAACCGCCAGTTCCGCCGCGACCTGTATGGCCGTGACCTGAAACCCCTGGCCGTGCCCGATCTGGTGGCCGCACACCAGGCCACCCGCTATGCCCTGGGGCGGCCACGGACGGACTGCCCCCTGCTGGTCAAGCGGTCCTTCGGCGACGTCACCCTGCATGAGGGGGTGTTCGCCCCGCTGCTGGATCGCCTCGCGGCCGGCCCCGCCACCTTCCGGGAACTGGCCGCCGTGCCGCCGCTGGACGGGTGGGAGGTGGCGGACCAGATCCAGGCGCTGCAGGTGCTGGTGGGCGCCGACTACGCCCGTCCCATCGTGGCGGGGGCGGAGGTGCCGGCCGACAGCGACGCCGTGCGCCGCTTCAACCAGGCGGCCCTGGTGACGGCCCGGGGCGTCGGCCAGCCGGAAACGGCGCTGGCCGTGCCGGCACTCTCCGGCGCCATGATGACGGCGGTGGGCGCTTAA